A single genomic interval of Heliangelus exortis chromosome 20, bHelExo1.hap1, whole genome shotgun sequence harbors:
- the TIMP2 gene encoding metalloproteinase inhibitor 2 isoform X2, protein MENLAALCRVVMLTPSALVQPGEGQVIRAKAVSAKEVDSGNDIYGNPIKRIQYEIKQIKMFKGPDKDIEFIYTAPSTAVCGRLLDTGGKKEYLIAGKSEGNGKMHITLCDLVSTWDSLTPTQKKSLNQRYQMGCECKISRCLSIPCFVSSSDECLWTDWAMEKNNVDGRQAKHYACIKRSDGSCAWYRGMAPPKQEFLDIEDP, encoded by the exons ATGGAGAACCTGGCAGCACTCTGCCGTGTGGTCATGCTGACACCCTCTGCACTGGTGCAGCCAGGAGAAGGACAAg TGATCCGAGCAAAGGCCGTGTCTGCAAAAGAGGTGGATTCAGGGAACGATATATATGGGAATCCGATCAAACGAATCCAGTATGAAATCAAGCAGATCAAG atGTTTAAGGGCCCTGACAAGGACATCGAGTTCATCTACACGGCTCCGTCCACTGCCGTGTGTGGCCGGCTGCTGGACACCGGCGGGAAGAAGGAATATCTCATCGCAG GCAAGTCAGAGGGCAATGGCAAGATGCACATCACGCTCTGCGACCTGGTCTCTACCTGGGACTCGCTGACCCCCACCCAGAAGAAGAGCCTAAACCAGCGGTACCAGATGGGCTGTGAGTGCAAG ATCTCGCGCTGCCTCTCCATCCCCTGCTTTGTCTCCTCCTCGGATGAGTGTCTCTGGACAGACTGGGCGATGGAGAAAAACAACGTGGATGGGCGGCAGGCAAAGCACTACGCCTGCATCAAGAGGAGCGATGGCTCGTGCGCCTGGTACCGTGGCATGGCCCCCCCCAAGCAAGAGTTTCTCGACATTGAGGACCCCTAA
- the TIMP2 gene encoding metalloproteinase inhibitor 2 isoform X1 — protein MPAALPSLLAWLAVLLLGRARPADACSCSPIHPQQAFCNADVVIRAKAVSAKEVDSGNDIYGNPIKRIQYEIKQIKMFKGPDKDIEFIYTAPSTAVCGRLLDTGGKKEYLIAGKSEGNGKMHITLCDLVSTWDSLTPTQKKSLNQRYQMGCECKISRCLSIPCFVSSSDECLWTDWAMEKNNVDGRQAKHYACIKRSDGSCAWYRGMAPPKQEFLDIEDP, from the exons ATGCCGGCCGCGCTGCCCAGCCTGCTGGCTTGGCTGGCCGTGCTGCTGCTCGGCAGGGCCCGCCCGGCCGACGCCTGCAGCTGCTCGCCCATCCACCCGCAACAGGCCTTCTGCAACGCGGACGTAG TGATCCGAGCAAAGGCCGTGTCTGCAAAAGAGGTGGATTCAGGGAACGATATATATGGGAATCCGATCAAACGAATCCAGTATGAAATCAAGCAGATCAAG atGTTTAAGGGCCCTGACAAGGACATCGAGTTCATCTACACGGCTCCGTCCACTGCCGTGTGTGGCCGGCTGCTGGACACCGGCGGGAAGAAGGAATATCTCATCGCAG GCAAGTCAGAGGGCAATGGCAAGATGCACATCACGCTCTGCGACCTGGTCTCTACCTGGGACTCGCTGACCCCCACCCAGAAGAAGAGCCTAAACCAGCGGTACCAGATGGGCTGTGAGTGCAAG ATCTCGCGCTGCCTCTCCATCCCCTGCTTTGTCTCCTCCTCGGATGAGTGTCTCTGGACAGACTGGGCGATGGAGAAAAACAACGTGGATGGGCGGCAGGCAAAGCACTACGCCTGCATCAAGAGGAGCGATGGCTCGTGCGCCTGGTACCGTGGCATGGCCCCCCCCAAGCAAGAGTTTCTCGACATTGAGGACCCCTAA
- the ENGASE gene encoding cytosolic endo-beta-N-acetylglucosaminidase → MAEAEEGSGRRGKRAGTGNEEPAEAEPERDSRRRRSFQPAAESRGTTVLHETISTRPQPLPARYFDTKTTEPISFFLSGLEELLSWQPDPNDEFNVSAVPLAKRQPPLHSKRPRTLVCHDMRGGYLEDRFIQGSATRNPYVFYHWRYIDIFVYFSHHTVTIPPVCWTNAAHRNGVPMLGTFITEWMDGGKLCEAFLASGEEAYSAVSQQLARIAQHYRFDGWLINIENPLSAAAVQNLPHFLRHLTAQVHHAVPGGLVIWYDSVLQNGSLTWQNELNRQNSVFFDACDGLFTNYNWKEEHLERTRRMAGPRHTDVYVGVDVFARGDVIGGGLDTYKSLRLIRQHSLSAAIFAPGWVYEHLGEENFLHNENKFWALLAEYLHTHSICTLPLATSFSLGAGTSRFLDGKEEESGPWYNLSAQEIQPLYPEHEGRLSTSCCLQDAWCGGSSLKVHGKIPPGEDHVVTRLFSFQMPAPPKLFLTLLYKLEGPHAEELSVALELTTWDSSTCHADVTSLPEPNGRHHPRFLPKPPPGLAKLLAAYHRGSHGWTSRCYELDLQNCGLRDLSLLVSRHQPSPQDTPFTCLLGEVRVLDAASVAAASPEVQNLSASQLWWQEGPGPGLLSLSLTLRWAFPPGRGSCFRLLSQGARCRRGQTPVQFLGLAHGCLYRAVGLLVPRPEAGQSCRLELLVEPVLRDELPVDPERWGRLVLVYSEPAGGTNWDGH, encoded by the exons ATGGCGGAGGCGGAGGAGGGATCCGGGCGGCGCGGCAAGAGAGCGGGGACCGGGAACGAGGAACCGGCGGAGGCGGAGCCCGAACGGGACAGCCGGCGGCGGAGGAG CTTCCAGCCAGCGGCGGAGTCTCGGGGAACCACCGTCCTGCACGAAACCATCAGCACCCGTCCGCAGCCCCTGCCAG CGAGGTACTTCGACACCAAGACAACAGAGCCCATCAGCTTCTTCTTGTCTggcctggaggagctgctgtccTGGCAGCCAGACCCCAACGATGAGTTCAACGTCTCCGCTGTGCCACTAGCAAAGCGCCAGCCCCCGCTCCACAGCAAGAGGCCCCGGACACTAGTGTGCCATGACATGCGTGGCGGGTACCTGGAGGACAG GTTCATCCAGGGCTCAGCCACACGTAACCCCTATGTCTTCTACCACTGGCGGTACATTGACATCTTCGTCTACTTCAGCCACCACACTGTCACCATTCCACCCGTGTGCTGGACCAATGCGGCTCACAGGAACGGCGTCCCCATGCTGG gcacatTCATCACGGAGTGGATGGATGGGGGGAAGCTGTGTGAGGCATTCCTGGCCAGTGGAGAGGAGGCGTACAGCGCTGTGAGCCAGCAACTGGCCCGCATTGCCCAGCACTACCGCTTTGATGGCTGGCTGATCAACATAGAGAACCCACTGAGT gcagcagcgGTGCAGAACCTGCCCCACTTCCTACGGCACCTCACGGCGCAGGTGCACCATGCTGTGCCGGGGGGGCTGGTGATCTGGTATGACAGTGTCCTGCAGAACGGCTCACTGACATGGCAGAACGAGCTGAACAGGCAGAACAG TGTGTTCTTTGATGCCTGTGATGGGCTGTTTACCAACTACAACTGGAAGGAGGAACACCTGGAGCGCACACGCAGGATGGCTGGGCCGCGGCACACTGATGTCTATGTTGGTGTTGATGTTTTTGCCCGTGGGGATGTGATTGGTGGTGGCTTAGACACTTACAAG TCCCTGCGCCTGATCCGCCAGCACAGCCTCTCCGCAGCCATCTTCGCTCCTGGATGGGTCTATGAGCACCTAGGGGAGGAAAACTTCCTTCACAATGAGAACAA GTTCTGGGCCTTGCTGGCTGAGtacctgcacacacacagtATCTGTACCCTACCCCTTGCCACCTCCTTCAGCCTGGGTGCAGGCACCAGCAGGTTTCTGGATGGGAAG GAGGAAGAATCCGGGCCGTGGTACAACCTGAGTGCACAGGAGATCCAGCCCCTCTACCCGGAGCATGAGGGTCGGCTGagcaccagctgctgcttgcaggACGCCTGGTGTGGGGGCAGCTCCCTGAAGGTGCACGGGAAAATCCCCCCTGGCGAGGATCACGTAGTCACCCG ccttttctctttccagatgCCGGCGCCCCCCAAGCTCTTCCTGACCCTGCTCTACAAGCTGGAGGGGCCGCACGCCGAGGAGCTCTCTGTTGCGCTGGAGCTCACCACCTGGGACTCGAGTACCTGCCATGCGGACGTCACCTCCCTGCCCG AACCTAACGGCCGGCACCATCCCCGGTTCCTCCCGAAGCCGCCGCCCGGCCTCGCCAAGCTGCTCGCCGCTTACCACCGTGGCTCCCACGGCTGGACCAGCCG GTGCTACGAGCTGGACCTGCAGAACTGCGGTCTGCGAGACCTGTCCCTGCTGGTGTCCCGCCACCAGCCCAGCCCGCAGGACACTCCCTTCACCTGCCTCCTCGGGGAGGTGCGG GTGCTGGACGCGGCCAGCGTGGCGGCCGCCTCGCCGGAGGTGCAGAACCTGTCGGCCTCGCAGCTCTGGTGGCAGGAGGGCCCCGGGCCGGGGCTGCTCTCGCTCAGCCTCACCCTGCGCTGGGCTTTCCCACCCGGACGGGGCAGCTGCTTCCGTCTTCTCAGCCAGGGCGCCCGCTGCCGCCGGGGCCAGACGCCGGTGCAGTTTCTAGGGCTGGCTCACGGCTGCTTGTACCGCGCCGTAGGGTTGCTGGTGCCGCGGCCGGAGGCCGGGCAATCCTGCcggctggagctgctggtggaaCCGGTGCTGCGCGACGAGCTGCCCGTGGACCCCGAGCGCTGGGGCCGGCTGGTGCTGGTCTACTCCGAACCGGCCGGCGGAACCAACTGGGACGGGCATTAA
- the CANT1 gene encoding soluble calcium-activated nucleotidase 1 isoform X2, translated as MPVPPCHESMSPLRISVGGLPVLASMTKGADPRFRLRWKAIVLSSACVGFVLLLFCLHRSSPARPVPPHPRNWQLSLRAGDHYNDTYPLSPPQRNPEGVRYRIGVIADLDTQSRGSEEHTWFSYLKKGYLVLSDSGDSVTVEWDKDESMLQSHLAEKGRGMELSELVVFNGKLYTVDDRTGVVYQIEGNKVVPWVILPDGDGTVGKGFKAEWLAVKDEHLYVGGLGKEWTTTTGEVVNENPEWVKVIGYKGDVGHENWVANYNALRAAAGIRPPGYLIHESASWSDTLQRWFFLPRRASHQRYNEKADERRGTNLLLSSTQDFRDVTVGHVGEVVPTHGFSSFKFIPDTDDQIIVALKSEEDNGKIASYIMAFTLDGRFLLPETRIGSVKYEGIEFI; from the exons ATGCCCGTCCCGCCCTGCCATGAGTCTATGAGCCCACTCCGGATCAGCGTGGGTGGTCTGCCTGTCCTTGCGTCCATGACCAAGGGTGCTGACCCCCGCTTCCGACTGCGCTGGAAGGCCATCGTGCTGTCATCAGCCTGTGTGgggtttgtgctgctgctcttctgcctgCACCGGTCCTCCCCTGCACGGCCCGTCCCTCCCCATCCTCGCAACTGGCAGCTCAGCCTGCGGGCAGGGGACCACTACAATGACACCTACCCACTGTCCCCACCCCAGAGGAACCCCGAGGGCGTGCGCTACCGCATCGGCGTCATCGCGGACCTGGACACGCAGTCCCGGGGCTCTGAGGAGCACACCTGGTTCAGTTACCTGAAGAAGGGCTACCTGGTGCTGTCAGACAGTGGGGACAGTGTGACAGTGGAGTGGGACAAAGATGAGAGCATGCTGCAGTCCCACCTGGCTGAGAAGGGCAGGGGCATGGAGCTCTCCGAGCTGGTTGTATTCAATGGGAAGCTGTACACTGTGGATGACCGGACAGGAGTTGTCTACCAGATTGAGGGCAACAAAGTGGTGCCCTGGGTGATCCTCCCAGACGGGGATGGCACAGTGGGGAAAG GTTTCAAGGCAGAGTGGCTGGCGGTGAAGGACGAGCATCTCTACGTGGGGGGACTGGGCAAGGAGTGGACCACGACCACAGGGGAGGTGGTGAACGAGAACCCCGAGTGGGTGAAGGTCATTGGCTACAAGGGTGACGTGGGCCATGAGAACTGGGTGGCGAACTACAACGCGttgagggcagcagcaggaatccGACCGCCAG GTTACCTGATCCACGAGTCGGCCTCCTGGAGCGACACGCTGCAGCGCTGGTTCTTCCTGCCGCGCCGCGCCAGCCACCAGCGCTACAACGAGAAGGCAGATGAGCGGCGAGGCACCaacctgctgctgagctccaccCAGGACTTCAGGGATGTGACAGTGGGACATGTGGGCGAGGTGGTCCCTACCCATGGCTTCTCTTCCTTCAAGTTCATCCCGGACACCGATGACCAGATCATCGTGGCGCTGAAATCAGAAGAGGACAATGGGAAGATCGCCAGCTACATCATGGCCTTCACGCTGGACGGACGCTTCCTCCTGCCTGAGACCAGGATTGGGAGTGTGAAATATGAGGGCATTGAGTTTATTTAA
- the TIMP2 gene encoding metalloproteinase inhibitor 2 isoform X3, translating to MSPAVIRAKAVSAKEVDSGNDIYGNPIKRIQYEIKQIKMFKGPDKDIEFIYTAPSTAVCGRLLDTGGKKEYLIAGKSEGNGKMHITLCDLVSTWDSLTPTQKKSLNQRYQMGCECKISRCLSIPCFVSSSDECLWTDWAMEKNNVDGRQAKHYACIKRSDGSCAWYRGMAPPKQEFLDIEDP from the exons ATGTCTCCAGCTG TGATCCGAGCAAAGGCCGTGTCTGCAAAAGAGGTGGATTCAGGGAACGATATATATGGGAATCCGATCAAACGAATCCAGTATGAAATCAAGCAGATCAAG atGTTTAAGGGCCCTGACAAGGACATCGAGTTCATCTACACGGCTCCGTCCACTGCCGTGTGTGGCCGGCTGCTGGACACCGGCGGGAAGAAGGAATATCTCATCGCAG GCAAGTCAGAGGGCAATGGCAAGATGCACATCACGCTCTGCGACCTGGTCTCTACCTGGGACTCGCTGACCCCCACCCAGAAGAAGAGCCTAAACCAGCGGTACCAGATGGGCTGTGAGTGCAAG ATCTCGCGCTGCCTCTCCATCCCCTGCTTTGTCTCCTCCTCGGATGAGTGTCTCTGGACAGACTGGGCGATGGAGAAAAACAACGTGGATGGGCGGCAGGCAAAGCACTACGCCTGCATCAAGAGGAGCGATGGCTCGTGCGCCTGGTACCGTGGCATGGCCCCCCCCAAGCAAGAGTTTCTCGACATTGAGGACCCCTAA
- the C1QTNF1 gene encoding complement C1q tumor necrosis factor-related protein 1, with amino-acid sequence MLPGEKGDRGERGMQGKFGKTGVAGSRGHTGPKGQKGSVGAPGERCKSHYAAFSVGRKKPLHSNDYYQTLIFDTEFVNLYDHFNMFTGKFYCYVPGIYYFSLNVHTWNQKETYLHIMHNGAEVVILYAQVSDRSIMQSQSVMLELQEQDEVWVRLYKGERENAVFSDEYDTYITFSGHLIKYSGDP; translated from the exons ATGCTGCCAG GTGAGAAGGGGGACCGTGGCGAACGAGGCATGCAGGGCAAGTTTGGCAAGACGGGGGTGGCCGGCAGCCGGGGTCACACAGGTCCCAAGGGACAGAAAGGCAGCGTGGGTGCCCCGGGGGAGCGCTGCAAGAGCCACTATGCTGCCTTCTCGGTGGGCCGCAAGAAACCCCTGCACAGCAATGACTATTACCAGACCCTCATCTTCGACACGGAGTTTGTCAACCTCTATGACCACTTCAACATGTTCACGGGCAAGTTTTACTGCTATGTCCCCGGGATCTACTACTTCAGCCTCAATGTGCATACCTGGAACCAGAAGGAGACATACCTGCACATCATGCACAATGGGGCGGAGGTGGTGATTCTCTACGCCCAGGTGAGTGACCGCAGCATCATGCAGAGCCAGAGCGTcatgctggagctgcaggagcaggatgagGTCTGGGTGCGGCTCTACAAGGGCGAACGTGAGAATGCTGTCTTCAGCGACGAGTACGACACTTACATCACCTTCAGTGGCCACCTCATCAAGTACAGCGGGGACCCCTAa
- the CANT1 gene encoding soluble calcium-activated nucleotidase 1 isoform X1, translating into MPGGSPALDLMITGTFWGEGCGSRGGSVLGRSRISSFSTNPLPASALLELLWARAAPTYLWGGAAPSGRCRLDPRASPGHRARPWAWGRACPRQIAPSRGAPVPSASPPPSARAEIDFLESGGGSGGAGRGAALPLPDVLLTPTLMPVPPCHESMSPLRISVGGLPVLASMTKGADPRFRLRWKAIVLSSACVGFVLLLFCLHRSSPARPVPPHPRNWQLSLRAGDHYNDTYPLSPPQRNPEGVRYRIGVIADLDTQSRGSEEHTWFSYLKKGYLVLSDSGDSVTVEWDKDESMLQSHLAEKGRGMELSELVVFNGKLYTVDDRTGVVYQIEGNKVVPWVILPDGDGTVGKGFKAEWLAVKDEHLYVGGLGKEWTTTTGEVVNENPEWVKVIGYKGDVGHENWVANYNALRAAAGIRPPGYLIHESASWSDTLQRWFFLPRRASHQRYNEKADERRGTNLLLSSTQDFRDVTVGHVGEVVPTHGFSSFKFIPDTDDQIIVALKSEEDNGKIASYIMAFTLDGRFLLPETRIGSVKYEGIEFI; encoded by the exons ATGCCCGGgggcagcccagccctggaTTTGATGATCACCGGGACTTTTTGGGGAGAGGGCTGCGGGAGCCGTGGTGGATCTGTGCTAGGTCGATCCCGCATTTCAAGCTTCAGCACCAACCCTCTCCCAGCCTCTgccctcctggagctgctgtgggccAGGGCCGCCCCCACCTACCTCTGGGGCGGGGCTGCTCCCTCGGGGCGCTGCCGGTTGGACCCTAGAGCATCCCCGGGGCACCGGGCCAGACCCTGGGCGTGGGGCAGAGCCTGCCCGCGGCAGATCGCTCCGTCCCGCGGGGCTCCcgttccctcagcctctcctcctccctcgGCCCGGGCGGAAATAGACTTTCTGGAAAGTGGAGGAGGCAGCGGAGGAGCGGGACGAGGCGCAGCCCTCCCACTGCCAGAT GTTCTCCTCACCCCCACTCTGATGCCCGTCCCGCCCTGCCATGAGTCTATGAGCCCACTCCGGATCAGCGTGGGTGGTCTGCCTGTCCTTGCGTCCATGACCAAGGGTGCTGACCCCCGCTTCCGACTGCGCTGGAAGGCCATCGTGCTGTCATCAGCCTGTGTGgggtttgtgctgctgctcttctgcctgCACCGGTCCTCCCCTGCACGGCCCGTCCCTCCCCATCCTCGCAACTGGCAGCTCAGCCTGCGGGCAGGGGACCACTACAATGACACCTACCCACTGTCCCCACCCCAGAGGAACCCCGAGGGCGTGCGCTACCGCATCGGCGTCATCGCGGACCTGGACACGCAGTCCCGGGGCTCTGAGGAGCACACCTGGTTCAGTTACCTGAAGAAGGGCTACCTGGTGCTGTCAGACAGTGGGGACAGTGTGACAGTGGAGTGGGACAAAGATGAGAGCATGCTGCAGTCCCACCTGGCTGAGAAGGGCAGGGGCATGGAGCTCTCCGAGCTGGTTGTATTCAATGGGAAGCTGTACACTGTGGATGACCGGACAGGAGTTGTCTACCAGATTGAGGGCAACAAAGTGGTGCCCTGGGTGATCCTCCCAGACGGGGATGGCACAGTGGGGAAAG GTTTCAAGGCAGAGTGGCTGGCGGTGAAGGACGAGCATCTCTACGTGGGGGGACTGGGCAAGGAGTGGACCACGACCACAGGGGAGGTGGTGAACGAGAACCCCGAGTGGGTGAAGGTCATTGGCTACAAGGGTGACGTGGGCCATGAGAACTGGGTGGCGAACTACAACGCGttgagggcagcagcaggaatccGACCGCCAG GTTACCTGATCCACGAGTCGGCCTCCTGGAGCGACACGCTGCAGCGCTGGTTCTTCCTGCCGCGCCGCGCCAGCCACCAGCGCTACAACGAGAAGGCAGATGAGCGGCGAGGCACCaacctgctgctgagctccaccCAGGACTTCAGGGATGTGACAGTGGGACATGTGGGCGAGGTGGTCCCTACCCATGGCTTCTCTTCCTTCAAGTTCATCCCGGACACCGATGACCAGATCATCGTGGCGCTGAAATCAGAAGAGGACAATGGGAAGATCGCCAGCTACATCATGGCCTTCACGCTGGACGGACGCTTCCTCCTGCCTGAGACCAGGATTGGGAGTGTGAAATATGAGGGCATTGAGTTTATTTAA